A region from the Salvelinus fontinalis isolate EN_2023a chromosome 23, ASM2944872v1, whole genome shotgun sequence genome encodes:
- the LOC129820825 gene encoding protein mono-ADP-ribosyltransferase PARP15-like, whose translation MESLKSMKTELGQWLSTDPEYIIEKCEDILSVKQGKAVSNRATAAEKICLLLDEIQKNGEDACVEFYEILKKEKAHYPGLQQHFSNNTQVSSSPTVYADRNSTVDSRLVTGNRIKKDLIMHKTIQVGGLNPSGMNLSQPPPNANVVAINNSHISAEMITYNDIDGNLDLSWTQAPPPAPVRQASQCPAQQDNLPQHWDTKPATTSVRLYSIQPGSPEYDEVLGLFQATCPDNTIIKIERVQNPNLWKSFQIKKKEIEDRHDGIINERRLFHATSYTTIEHINNNGFNRSYAGQNAALYGNGTYFAVNASYSAADEFSKPDGEGRKLMYLCRVLTGHFTKGEPGMKEPPFIGGSEIRRYDSTTNDTYNPTEFVVFRDCQAYPEYLITFLGV comes from the exons ATGGAATCTCTCAAGTCAATGAAGACGGAACTGGGCCAGTGGTTATCAACAGACCCTGAGTATATCATTGAAAAGTGTGAAGATATTTTATCAGTTAAACAAGGAAAAGCTGTTTCCAACCGAGCCACTGCTGCAGAGAAGATCTGTCTTCTTTTGGATGAAATCCAGAAAAACGGGGAGGATGCATGTGTGGAGTTCTATGAGATTCTGAAGAAAGAGAAGGCACATTATCCAGGCCTTCAACAGCATTTCAGCAATAACACACAAG TGTCATCCAGCCCAACGGTGTATGCGGATCGCAACAGCACTGTTGATTCCCGACTAGTTACCGGGAACCGAATTAAAAAGGACTTGATCATGCATAAAACCATCCAAGTAGGAGGGTTGAATCCATCTG GAATGAACCTCAGCCAACCACCCCCAAATGCAAATGTGGTTGCAATCAATAACAGTCATATCTCTGCTGAAATGATAACATACAATGACATCGATGGCAACCTCGATTTGTCTTGGACACAAGCCCCACCTCCAGCGCCAGTCCGACAAGCCTCACAGTGTCCAG CTCAACAGGATAACCTCCCTCAGCATTGGGATACCAAGCCAGCCACCACTTCTGTCCGGCTCTACTCTATCCAGCCAGGAAGCCCAGAGTATGATGAAGTCCTAGGCCTGTTCCAGGCTACTTGTCCAGACAATACAATTATTAAG ATTGAAAGAGTCCAGAACCCAAACCTGTGGAAAAGCTTCCAGATCAAGAAAAAAGAAATCGAGGACAGACATGATGGCATAATCAATGAGAGACGTCTTTTCCATGCAACCAGCTACACAACCAtagaacacatcaacaacaacggGTTCAATCGGAGCTACGCTGGACAAAATG CTGCACTGTATGGAAATGGCACCTACTTTGCAGTCAATGCCAGCTACTCTGCTGCTGATGAATTctccaagccagatggcgaagGTAGGAAGTTGATGTACTTGTGTCGTGTTCTGACTGGACACTTCACAAAGGGAGAACCAGGGATGAAAGAACCTCCATTTATAGGCGGTTCAGAAATTCGGCGCTACGATAGTACGACAAACGACACATATAATCCAACAGAGTTTGTAGTCTTCCGCGACTGTCAGGCGTATCCAGAGTACTTGATCACTTTCTTAGGGGTCTAG